The following are from one region of the Nostoc cf. commune SO-36 genome:
- a CDS encoding NAD(P)H-quinone oxidoreductase subunit F, with protein MDQFFFSTSWFVPFYSILGAILTLPWGIGIIQRTGPRPAAYINLLTTILAFIHSLFVFKNIWDREPQNLIVSWFKAADLDLSLSLELSPVSIGATVLITGLSLLAQVYALGYMEKDWSLARFFALMGFFEAALSGLAISDSLFLSYALLEVLTLSTYLLVGFWYAQPLVVTAARDAFWTKRVGDLLLLMAVVTLSTLAGSLNFSNLYEWAQTANLSPMTSALLGLALIAGPAGKCAQFPLHLWLDEAMEGPNPASVMRNSLVVAGGAYLLYKFQPLLALSPVALNALVVMGTVTAIGATLVSIAQIDIKRSLSHSTSAYMGLAFLAVGLQQGGVALMLLLTHAIAKALLFMSSGSVILTTQSQDLTEMGGLWSRMPATTTAFVVGSAGMVTLLPLGSFWAMLAWADGFVNISPWVIGVLVLVNGLTALNLTRVFRLVFWGKPQQKTRRTPEVGWQMALPMVFLTVLTLLLPLMLQQWYLLPDWESINWYVVLALFGSTVVGIVVGCTVHLHKAWSRSRILAWRFLQDLLGYDFYIDRVYRVTVVSAVALLSKVSAWSDRYLVDGFVNLVGFATIFGGQTLKYSISGQSQGYMLTILAVVSVLGFFISWSLGLLNKLPF; from the coding sequence ATGGATCAATTTTTCTTTTCAACAAGTTGGTTTGTGCCTTTTTATAGCATACTTGGCGCAATTTTGACATTGCCGTGGGGAATAGGAATAATTCAGCGAACAGGGCCAAGACCTGCGGCATACATCAACTTGTTGACGACCATTCTAGCTTTTATTCATAGCCTGTTTGTATTTAAAAACATCTGGGATAGAGAGCCACAAAACTTAATAGTTTCCTGGTTCAAAGCTGCTGATCTAGATTTATCATTGAGCTTGGAACTATCGCCAGTCAGTATTGGGGCAACAGTTTTAATTACGGGATTAAGCCTACTGGCACAAGTTTACGCTCTGGGTTACATGGAAAAGGACTGGTCATTGGCCCGTTTCTTCGCGCTGATGGGATTTTTTGAGGCAGCGCTGAGTGGTCTAGCGATCAGTGATTCTTTGTTTCTTAGCTATGCCCTTTTAGAAGTCTTGACACTTTCAACATACTTGTTGGTGGGGTTCTGGTATGCTCAACCCCTAGTAGTGACTGCGGCGCGGGATGCATTTTGGACTAAACGGGTGGGTGACTTGTTGCTACTGATGGCTGTAGTGACACTTTCCACTCTAGCTGGGAGTTTGAACTTTTCAAATTTATATGAGTGGGCACAAACAGCTAATTTAAGTCCAATGACATCGGCGTTGTTGGGGTTGGCGTTAATTGCTGGGCCTGCTGGTAAATGCGCCCAATTTCCACTGCACCTGTGGTTAGATGAGGCAATGGAAGGGCCCAACCCCGCCTCAGTAATGCGAAACTCTCTAGTCGTAGCTGGTGGTGCTTATTTGCTGTATAAATTTCAACCATTGTTAGCCCTATCGCCAGTTGCCTTGAATGCCTTGGTAGTCATGGGTACGGTGACAGCGATTGGGGCCACATTAGTATCCATAGCTCAAATTGACATTAAGCGATCGCTATCTCATTCCACCAGTGCATACATGGGGTTAGCATTTTTGGCGGTGGGGTTGCAGCAAGGGGGCGTAGCCTTGATGTTGCTGTTAACTCATGCGATCGCCAAAGCATTATTATTCATGAGTTCCGGTTCAGTTATCTTGACTACCCAAAGCCAAGATTTAACAGAAATGGGCGGTTTGTGGTCACGGATGCCAGCCACCACCACTGCTTTTGTAGTTGGTTCAGCCGGGATGGTAACACTGCTACCCTTGGGAAGTTTCTGGGCAATGTTAGCATGGGCCGATGGTTTCGTAAATATTAGCCCTTGGGTAATTGGGGTTTTAGTATTAGTCAATGGCTTGACAGCATTAAATTTGACCAGAGTATTTAGATTAGTCTTCTGGGGTAAACCGCAACAAAAGACCCGTCGCACACCAGAAGTAGGTTGGCAGATGGCCTTGCCAATGGTGTTTTTAACAGTGCTGACTTTGCTTTTACCTCTGATGCTACAGCAATGGTACTTATTGCCCGATTGGGAAAGTATTAATTGGTATGTGGTGTTAGCCTTGTTTGGATCTACCGTAGTGGGAATAGTTGTAGGTTGTACAGTTCATCTGCACAAAGCTTGGTCAAGATCCAGAATCTTGGCGTGGAGATTTCTGCAAGACTTGTTAGGTTATGATTTTTATATTGACCGAGTTTATCGTGTAACCGTGGTAAGTGCAGTAGCACTGCTATCTAAGGTTTCTGCGTGGAGCGATCGCTACTTAGTTGACGGTTTTGTAAACTTGGTTGGCTTTGCG
- a CDS encoding carbon dioxide-concentrating mechanism protein CcmK, with translation MPIAVGMIETKGFPAVVEAADAMVKAARVTLVGYEKIGSARVTVIVRGDVSEVQASVAAGVEAAKRVFGGEVLSTHIIARPHENLEYVLPIRYTEAVEQFRT, from the coding sequence ATGCCAATTGCAGTTGGGATGATTGAAACGAAAGGCTTTCCAGCAGTCGTGGAAGCTGCTGACGCGATGGTGAAAGCCGCCCGTGTCACTTTAGTAGGCTATGAGAAAATTGGTAGCGCTCGTGTCACCGTCATAGTTAGGGGAGATGTATCGGAAGTTCAAGCTTCTGTAGCAGCTGGAGTTGAAGCAGCGAAAAGAGTCTTTGGTGGTGAAGTGTTATCCACTCACATCATTGCTCGTCCTCACGAAAACTTGGAATACGTCTTGCCGATACGTTACACAGAAGCTGTGGAACAATTCCGTACTTAA
- a CDS encoding carbon dioxide-concentrating mechanism protein CcmK gives MSIAVGMVETLGFPAVVEAADAMVKAARVTLVGYEKIGSGRVTVIVRGDVSEVQASVGAGVESVKRVNGGQVLSTHIIARPHENLEYVLPIRYTEDVEQFRENVNAIRPFGRRP, from the coding sequence ATGTCAATTGCAGTAGGAATGGTTGAAACACTAGGCTTTCCAGCAGTCGTGGAAGCTGCTGATGCAATGGTGAAAGCTGCTCGCGTCACTTTAGTAGGTTACGAAAAAATCGGTAGTGGTAGGGTGACAGTGATTGTCCGGGGTGACGTTTCCGAAGTGCAAGCTTCTGTAGGCGCAGGTGTTGAATCTGTAAAGCGAGTTAACGGCGGACAAGTGCTGTCTACTCATATCATTGCTCGTCCTCACGAAAACTTGGAATACGTCCTGCCAATTCGTTATACCGAAGATGTAGAGCAGTTCCGGGAAAATGTGAATGCAATTCGTCCTTTCGGTAGAAGACCGTAA
- a CDS encoding EutN/CcmL family microcompartment protein yields the protein MQIAKVRGTVVSTQKDPTLRGVKLLLLQLVDENGNILPEYEVAADIVGAGVDEWVLITRGSAARQVVGNEQRPLDAAVVAIIDTIYVEDRLIYSKKDQYR from the coding sequence ATGCAAATTGCCAAAGTTCGCGGCACAGTAGTTAGCACCCAAAAAGATCCAACTCTTAGAGGTGTGAAACTACTGTTGTTACAATTAGTAGATGAAAACGGCAATATCCTACCAGAGTATGAAGTAGCAGCAGATATTGTGGGAGCAGGAGTAGATGAGTGGGTACTCATCACTCGTGGTAGTGCCGCTCGTCAAGTTGTTGGCAATGAACAGCGTCCATTGGATGCAGCAGTGGTGGCGATCATAGATACTATTTACGTTGAAGATCGCCTAATTTACAGCAAAAAAGATCAATATCGATAG
- a CDS encoding ribulose bisphosphate carboxylase small subunit has product MAVRSTAAPPTPWSRNLAEPKVDKTAFVHSFSNLIGDVRIGANVIVAPGTTIRADEGTPFYLGENTNIQDGVVIHGLEQGRVIGDDQNQYSVWIGKNTCITHMALIHGPAYVGDNSFIGFRSTVFNARVGEGCIVMMHALIQDVEIPPGKYVPSGAIITSQQQADRLPDVQDQDKEFSHHVVGINQALRAGYLCAADSKCIAPIRDENAKSYTGNGITVLELERSSEVASNSLGAETIDQLRYLLEQGYKIGTEHVDQRRFRTGSWTSCQPIEPRSIGEAIAALESCVNDHSGEYVRLFGIDKDRRRVLEAIIQRPDDDAKPATSFKAPASSHSNGGYSSSNGNGNGSSSGKVSGDTLEQIRHLLAGGYKIGMEHVDERRFRTGSWTSCKPIEATSTNQVISALEECIASHQGEYVRLIGIDTKAKRRVLETIIQRPNGQVASSGGQKSFTTGAASSGTATATSTRLSGEVVDQLRNLLAGGSKISLEHVDERRFRTGSWTSTGQIQASSEREAIAAVERQLGEYPGEYVRLIGIDPKAKRRVLETIIQRPNGQVASSGGGSQKSFATSAAPSATATATSTRLSTEVVGQLRQLLAGGSKISIEHVDQRRFRTGSWTSTGQIQASSEREAIAAVEKQLGEYPGEYVRLIGVDPKAKRRVLETIIQRP; this is encoded by the coding sequence ATGGCAGTCCGCAGCACGGCGGCACCCCCAACCCCGTGGTCAAGGAATTTAGCTGAACCCAAAGTCGATAAAACTGCCTTTGTACATTCATTCTCCAATCTAATTGGAGATGTACGAATAGGTGCAAATGTAATCGTTGCTCCGGGGACTACGATTAGAGCGGATGAAGGCACACCTTTTTATCTTGGTGAAAACACTAATATTCAAGATGGTGTTGTGATTCATGGGTTGGAGCAAGGCCGAGTAATTGGCGATGACCAAAACCAATACTCTGTATGGATTGGTAAAAACACTTGCATTACCCACATGGCTCTAATTCACGGGCCAGCCTATGTAGGGGATAATTCCTTCATTGGCTTTCGCTCGACGGTGTTTAATGCCAGAGTGGGTGAAGGTTGCATTGTCATGATGCACGCTTTAATTCAAGACGTAGAGATTCCCCCTGGTAAATATGTACCTTCGGGAGCGATAATTACCAGCCAGCAGCAAGCTGACCGCTTGCCAGATGTGCAAGATCAGGATAAAGAATTTTCTCATCATGTGGTTGGGATTAATCAAGCATTACGAGCTGGTTATCTCTGTGCTGCGGATAGCAAATGTATAGCACCCATTCGGGATGAGAACGCTAAATCTTATACAGGTAATGGTATTACTGTTTTAGAGTTGGAAAGGAGTAGTGAAGTGGCGAGCAATAGCTTGGGTGCAGAAACAATAGATCAGTTACGGTATCTATTAGAGCAAGGGTATAAGATTGGTACGGAACATGTAGACCAAAGACGGTTCCGCACAGGTTCTTGGACTAGCTGTCAGCCAATCGAACCGAGATCAATCGGTGAAGCGATCGCAGCATTAGAAAGCTGTGTAAATGATCATAGCGGCGAGTATGTCCGACTGTTTGGCATTGACAAAGATAGACGGCGTGTGCTAGAAGCCATTATCCAACGTCCCGATGATGATGCAAAACCAGCTACCAGTTTTAAAGCTCCAGCTAGTAGTCATAGCAATGGCGGTTACAGCAGCAGTAATGGTAACGGTAACGGTTCTAGCAGTGGCAAAGTCAGTGGCGACACTCTAGAGCAAATCCGCCACTTGTTGGCAGGTGGTTACAAAATTGGCATGGAACACGTAGATGAACGTCGTTTCCGCACCGGTTCCTGGACTAGTTGCAAGCCAATTGAAGCAACTTCCACAAATCAAGTCATCTCCGCTTTGGAAGAATGTATAGCAAGCCATCAAGGCGAGTATGTACGTTTAATCGGTATTGATACCAAAGCCAAACGGCGGGTATTGGAGACTATTATCCAACGTCCAAATGGTCAAGTAGCTTCCTCTGGTGGTCAGAAATCATTTACTACTGGTGCAGCATCCTCTGGTACGGCAACAGCTACCAGTACCCGCCTGAGTGGTGAAGTAGTAGACCAACTCCGAAATTTATTGGCTGGTGGCTCGAAAATTAGCCTTGAACACGTAGATGAGCGCCGCTTCCGTACAGGTTCCTGGACTAGTACGGGTCAAATTCAAGCCTCCTCAGAAAGAGAAGCGATCGCCGCCGTAGAAAGACAACTCGGCGAATATCCAGGGGAATATGTGCGTTTAATTGGTATTGACCCTAAAGCCAAACGGCGCGTATTAGAGACCATTATCCAACGTCCAAATGGTCAAGTCGCTTCTTCTGGTGGTGGTAGTCAGAAATCATTTGCCACTAGTGCAGCACCTTCTGCCACAGCAACAGCTACCAGTACCCGTTTGAGTACAGAAGTAGTAGGCCAACTCCGGCAATTATTGGCTGGTGGCTCGAAAATTAGCATTGAACACGTAGATCAACGCCGCTTCCGTACAGGTTCTTGGACTAGTACCGGTCAAATTCAAGCCTCCTCAGAAAGAGAAGCGATCGCCGCCGTAGAAAAGCAACTCGGCGAATATCCAGGGGAATATGTGCGCTTAATTGGTGTTGATCCTAAAGCCAAGCGTCGGGTATTAGAAACAATTATTCAACGCCCATAG
- a CDS encoding transferase yields MSVPLLRLSNNFDTYISGEVTIHPSAVLAPGVILQAAVNSKIIIGPGVCIGMGAILQVHEGILEVEAGANLGAGFLMVGKGKIGANACIGSATTVFNYSVEPGQVVPPASILGDTSRQIAPTKEPEPSTSNPASTSVSPPKEEENGSGGVKEKAVSSNFSASAFVDFKQNKSISYFKSPATAESNSPPVEEPTNDANSTLQEAAQPSTEHNLDPNQPPAESPNGFGTQIYGQGSINRLLTTLFPHRQSLSDSNDD; encoded by the coding sequence ATGTCTGTGCCGCTACTGCGCCTCAGCAATAACTTTGATACTTACATTAGTGGTGAGGTGACTATTCATCCAAGCGCGGTACTTGCACCTGGGGTGATCCTCCAAGCGGCTGTAAACAGCAAGATCATCATTGGGCCAGGGGTCTGTATTGGTATGGGAGCAATTCTCCAAGTCCATGAAGGCATCCTAGAGGTAGAAGCAGGTGCAAACCTAGGAGCCGGGTTTTTGATGGTTGGCAAGGGCAAAATTGGAGCAAATGCTTGTATTGGTTCAGCGACAACAGTTTTTAACTATTCGGTTGAACCTGGACAAGTAGTACCACCTGCTTCAATTTTAGGAGACACCAGTAGGCAGATTGCCCCAACAAAAGAACCGGAACCATCTACAAGTAACCCAGCTTCTACAAGTGTGTCACCGCCGAAGGAAGAGGAAAATGGCTCAGGTGGAGTTAAGGAAAAGGCAGTTTCCTCTAACTTCTCAGCTTCGGCTTTTGTAGATTTCAAACAAAACAAGTCGATTTCTTACTTTAAATCTCCTGCCACTGCCGAAAGTAATTCTCCTCCCGTGGAGGAACCTACCAATGATGCTAACTCTACCTTGCAGGAAGCCGCCCAACCGTCTACAGAGCATAACTTAGACCCCAATCAGCCGCCCGCAGAATCCCCTAACGGTTTTGGGACTCAAATTTATGGACAAGGGAGCATAAACAGACTGTTGACCACACTGTTTCCTCATAGACAATCCTTGAGCGACTCAAATGACGATTAG
- a CDS encoding BMC domain-containing protein, which produces METYNQRPIRTIEGTSSHETYQDTALGLVSTRSFPAIVGTADMMLKSAGVHLVGYEKIGGGYCTAIVRGGIADVRLAVESGVQTAEQFGQLVSSLVIARPYPNLDIVLPITTRFTKLMQEGNSSRLSNQAIGLVETRGFPAMVGACDAMLKAADVHLAAYEKIGGGLCTAIIRGSVANVAVAVEAGMFEAERIGELNAVMVIPRPLDEMELTLPLASCWIEEREPLNLPVNIKEQVAEIEVLRLPDLTKLPTKVQEELWNDE; this is translated from the coding sequence ATGGAAACATACAATCAACGGCCTATTCGTACCATCGAGGGAACTAGTAGTCACGAAACCTATCAGGATACTGCTTTGGGTTTAGTTTCTACCCGCAGCTTTCCGGCGATCGTTGGGACGGCGGATATGATGCTGAAATCAGCCGGCGTTCACCTGGTTGGGTATGAAAAAATTGGTGGCGGTTATTGTACTGCGATCGTCCGGGGTGGAATTGCTGATGTGCGTCTGGCGGTAGAATCAGGTGTGCAAACGGCTGAACAGTTTGGTCAGTTAGTTTCTAGTTTGGTGATTGCCCGACCTTATCCCAACCTAGATATAGTCCTTCCCATCACAACTCGTTTCACTAAATTAATGCAAGAGGGCAATTCCAGCCGTCTGAGTAACCAAGCAATTGGTTTGGTAGAAACGCGAGGATTTCCCGCGATGGTCGGAGCGTGTGATGCCATGCTCAAAGCTGCTGATGTTCATTTAGCAGCTTATGAGAAAATTGGTGGGGGGTTGTGTACAGCCATTATTCGTGGTTCCGTAGCAAATGTGGCGGTAGCAGTAGAAGCGGGAATGTTTGAAGCAGAACGTATTGGGGAATTGAATGCAGTGATGGTAATTCCTCGGCCGTTAGACGAAATGGAGTTAACCTTGCCATTAGCAAGTTGCTGGATAGAAGAACGCGAACCATTAAACTTGCCAGTGAATATTAAAGAACAAGTTGCGGAAATCGAGGTACTAAGATTACCAGACTTAACCAAGCTACCGACAAAAGTTCAAGAAGAATTATGGAATGATGAATGA
- a CDS encoding LysR family transcriptional regulator, which translates to MNQATLHQLKVFEAAARHSSFTRAAEELFLTQPTVSMQIKQLTKTVGLPLFEQVGKRLYLTEAGRELFATCRQIFENIAQYEMKVADLKGLKQGQLRLAVITTAKYFIPRLLGPFCELYPGIDISLQVTNHEQILERMSQNLDDLYIMSQIPDNMDVTCQPFLENPLIVFAPTNHPLAKEKNIPIQSLSNEPFIMREPGSGTRRAVQKLFEEQGVAVKVKLELGSNEAIKQAIAGGLGISVLSRHTLLSDSSEFSILDVQHFPIQRHWYMVYPSGKQLSIVARAYYEYLLAAAKNIVEQNSHTTSLPLNQLTGNS; encoded by the coding sequence TTGAACCAAGCGACGCTGCACCAATTAAAGGTGTTCGAGGCGGCGGCACGGCACAGTAGCTTTACTCGTGCTGCGGAGGAATTGTTTCTCACTCAACCTACCGTTTCTATGCAGATCAAGCAACTTACAAAAACGGTAGGGTTGCCATTATTTGAGCAAGTGGGAAAGCGGTTGTATCTGACGGAAGCCGGACGCGAATTATTTGCCACTTGTCGGCAGATTTTTGAGAATATAGCCCAGTATGAAATGAAGGTGGCAGATTTAAAAGGGCTAAAACAGGGGCAATTACGCTTGGCAGTGATTACAACAGCAAAATATTTTATTCCACGTTTGTTAGGGCCCTTTTGCGAACTTTATCCAGGGATTGATATATCGCTGCAAGTCACAAATCACGAACAAATTTTGGAACGGATGAGTCAGAATCTGGACGACTTGTATATTATGAGTCAAATTCCAGACAATATGGATGTAACTTGTCAACCATTTTTAGAAAACCCCTTGATAGTCTTTGCGCCGACTAATCATCCGTTAGCCAAAGAAAAAAATATTCCTATACAAAGCCTGTCTAACGAACCTTTTATCATGCGGGAACCAGGTTCAGGAACTCGTCGCGCTGTCCAAAAGCTATTTGAAGAACAAGGGGTGGCGGTAAAAGTCAAGCTAGAATTGGGAAGTAACGAAGCAATTAAACAAGCGATCGCAGGTGGTTTAGGTATTTCTGTTTTATCGCGTCATACCTTACTATCAGACAGTTCAGAGTTTAGTATTTTAGATGTACAACATTTCCCGATTCAGCGACATTGGTACATGGTTTATCCATCTGGCAAGCAGCTATCTATCGTCGCTCGTGCCTATTATGAATATCTACTAGCTGCGGCAAAAAATATTGTCGAGCAAAATTCTCATACTACTTCACTACCCTTGAACCAACTCACGGGTAATTCGTAA
- a CDS encoding mucoidy inhibitor MuiA family protein yields MVNPEIPTWRKTVQSEIVAVTVYSDRALVTRRGVVDLTGIEQELVIAPVPMTLETESIRVSGKGTVEVRLLGVSSDRIYTTEPVAERVAHLTRQIQQLEAEKRHLQAQVDALALQSSFIAGLREKTEEPFAQSLSRKNLSLSETLDFLNFLGSQYSEYAIASGECKTQQEELNKQLQALHTSLQIIQTPHPKESFSLVVAVEVAGEGEFELEVSYIVNRASWTPLYDLRFSTTSDIVHLSYLAEITQSTGEDWIGANLTLSTAKPGLGTLPPKLEPWYIDAPRPQMLRGRQFAAQPPLLPSIVEPPASAARTDWQEEDEVAEDILIPAETITAEVSKKGSVVTFKLNSGGNIPSDGAPHKTTIFNDDYPCSFDYVAMPRLVSFAYLQANVKNSPNGATLLSGKANIFRDNVFVGTTGLENIAPGQEFKLNLGIDEGLKIERDLVERLVDKRLISNQRRITYSYRLIITNLLEKEVNLKVTEQLPVSRNEQIKVRLSRSNPQIQLGEMGILEWLLTLPPQERREIYYQFNLEHPPDLMVVGLDI; encoded by the coding sequence GTGGTTAACCCGGAAATACCGACTTGGCGCAAAACAGTACAAAGCGAGATTGTAGCTGTTACCGTGTATTCTGACAGAGCATTGGTTACACGACGGGGTGTAGTTGATTTAACAGGAATTGAACAGGAATTAGTAATTGCCCCAGTGCCAATGACTCTAGAAACTGAGTCTATCAGGGTTAGCGGTAAAGGTACAGTAGAAGTGCGCTTGCTGGGGGTTAGTAGCGATCGCATTTACACTACTGAGCCTGTAGCCGAGCGAGTAGCACATTTGACAAGGCAAATTCAGCAATTAGAAGCTGAAAAACGCCACCTGCAAGCCCAAGTGGATGCTTTGGCATTGCAGTCTAGCTTTATCGCCGGCTTACGTGAAAAAACAGAAGAACCCTTTGCACAAAGTTTGTCTCGGAAAAATCTCAGCCTTAGCGAAACTTTAGATTTCTTAAACTTTCTCGGAAGCCAGTATAGTGAGTATGCGATCGCATCTGGAGAGTGCAAAACCCAACAGGAGGAATTAAACAAACAACTGCAAGCACTCCACACCTCGTTGCAAATAATTCAAACACCCCATCCCAAAGAGAGTTTTAGTTTAGTTGTAGCCGTTGAAGTAGCGGGTGAAGGCGAATTTGAATTAGAGGTATCCTACATAGTGAATCGCGCTAGTTGGACTCCGCTATATGACTTACGGTTTAGTACTACCAGCGATATCGTACATCTGAGTTACCTTGCAGAAATCACTCAAAGCACTGGCGAAGATTGGATTGGTGCAAATCTCACCCTTTCTACCGCTAAACCGGGATTAGGTACACTTCCACCCAAACTTGAACCCTGGTATATTGATGCGCCACGTCCACAAATGTTACGAGGACGACAATTTGCTGCCCAGCCACCACTGCTGCCTAGCATAGTAGAACCGCCTGCTTCTGCTGCCAGAACTGATTGGCAAGAAGAAGACGAAGTTGCCGAGGATATTCTTATCCCAGCAGAAACCATTACAGCAGAAGTATCCAAAAAAGGCAGCGTAGTTACCTTTAAATTAAATAGTGGTGGTAACATCCCTAGTGATGGCGCACCCCATAAAACTACAATTTTTAACGATGATTATCCTTGTAGCTTTGATTATGTGGCAATGCCGCGCTTAGTAAGCTTTGCTTATCTACAAGCTAATGTGAAAAATAGTCCCAACGGTGCGACTTTGTTATCGGGCAAAGCTAATATTTTCCGTGACAACGTTTTTGTCGGTACTACTGGCTTAGAGAATATTGCACCAGGACAAGAATTCAAACTGAACTTAGGAATTGATGAAGGTTTAAAAATAGAGCGCGATTTAGTTGAGCGTCTGGTAGATAAAAGATTAATTAGTAACCAGCGCCGGATTACTTATAGTTATCGGTTGATAATTACTAACTTACTAGAGAAAGAAGTAAATCTGAAAGTAACTGAACAATTGCCAGTTAGCCGCAACGAGCAAATTAAAGTGCGCCTCAGTCGCAGCAACCCACAAATTCAACTTGGTGAAATGGGAATTTTAGAATGGCTGTTAACTCTTCCACCCCAAGAGCGACGAGAGATATATTACCAGTTTAATCTTGAACATCCGCCTGATTTAATGGTAGTTGGGTTAGATATTTAA
- a CDS encoding GNAT family N-acetyltransferase, which translates to MKLLVREAQPNDAVAIVGILNPIIEAGLYTAFDTPLTADAEREYILNFPHRGVFHVAVRFPEQTIVGFQSMEPFASFTHAFDHVGIIGTYVDLLYRRQGIGKSLFEATFESARSKGYEKILTYVRADNAPALASYLQHGFRIIGTAQRQAKIKGTYIDEIIIERFL; encoded by the coding sequence ATGAAACTGCTGGTTAGAGAAGCACAACCGAATGATGCTGTGGCGATTGTTGGCATTCTGAACCCCATTATCGAAGCCGGTCTGTATACCGCATTTGATACGCCGCTCACAGCCGATGCCGAACGGGAGTATATATTGAATTTTCCCCATCGTGGGGTGTTCCATGTTGCTGTGCGCTTTCCAGAGCAGACGATTGTTGGCTTTCAAAGTATGGAACCATTTGCGTCCTTTACACATGCCTTTGATCATGTGGGAATCATCGGAACATACGTGGATCTTTTGTACCGACGCCAAGGGATTGGCAAAAGTCTGTTTGAGGCTACATTTGAAAGCGCTCGCAGCAAGGGATACGAAAAAATATTAACCTACGTTCGCGCCGATAACGCCCCTGCGTTAGCTAGTTATCTCCAGCATGGTTTTCGCATAATTGGGACGGCACAAAGACAAGCCAAGATCAAAGGAACGTATATAGACGAGATCATCATTGAACGGTTCTTGTAG
- a CDS encoding Uma2 family endonuclease, protein MSVIPDLATPENVIFPPGDLYSDEPPLETDLHRLQMTLLIQCLEWLWRNRNDFYASGNLTIYYSPRQRKSENFRGPDFFVVMGTERKPRKSWVVWEEDGKYPNLIIEILSNSTGDTDKGLKKQIYQDIFRTPDYFWFDPETLEFTGFHLLDGEYQPLEPNLQGWLWSQQLSLYLGVYQKNLRFFTPEAELVPTPEEVAQQEKQRSDRLAAKLRELNIDPDTI, encoded by the coding sequence ATGTCTGTCATCCCAGATTTAGCAACCCCAGAAAATGTTATATTTCCGCCAGGGGATTTATATAGTGACGAACCGCCTTTGGAAACTGACTTGCATCGGCTACAAATGACACTACTCATCCAATGCTTAGAGTGGTTGTGGCGAAATCGCAACGACTTTTATGCATCGGGTAATCTCACCATCTATTACAGTCCACGCCAGCGCAAATCAGAAAACTTTCGGGGGCCAGATTTTTTTGTAGTAATGGGTACTGAACGTAAACCCCGTAAAAGCTGGGTTGTTTGGGAAGAAGATGGCAAATATCCCAATTTAATTATAGAAATTCTCTCAAATAGCACAGGCGACACTGACAAGGGCTTAAAAAAACAAATTTACCAAGATATCTTTCGCACACCAGATTACTTCTGGTTTGATCCAGAAACCTTAGAATTTACAGGGTTTCATTTGCTTGATGGTGAATATCAACCGTTGGAACCAAATCTCCAAGGCTGGTTGTGGAGTCAACAGCTAAGTTTGTATTTAGGGGTTTATCAAAAAAATTTACGCTTTTTCACTCCTGAAGCAGAACTAGTTCCGACACCGGAAGAAGTTGCACAACAAGAAAAACAACGCAGCGATCGCTTGGCAGCAAAATTGCGAGAATTAAATATAGATCCAGATACCATTTAA
- the psb34 gene encoding photosystem II assembly protein Psb34 — protein MYTTINEDGILNNYATEPKIYYAEYPAIWEQRKYVLQGLFATLIVTALVLVGFSVS, from the coding sequence ATGTACACCACCATTAACGAAGACGGCATTCTCAATAACTACGCAACAGAACCCAAGATTTACTACGCTGAATACCCAGCAATTTGGGAACAACGTAAATACGTTTTACAAGGCCTTTTTGCAACTTTAATTGTCACCGCTTTGGTTTTAGTTGGTTTTAGCGTTAGCTAA